Part of the Oscillibacter hominis genome is shown below.
GCCCAGTGCCGCCCACGCCGGCAATGGCGGTGATGGTCAAAATGCTTCCTATAACCCCCATGCATGATTCCTTTCCTTCCCTCTTGCCGTTTGTTCTCCTCTGTGCATGGCGATCAAAAAAGGGAGAGGCAGCCTCTCCCTTTTTCCTATGTACGGATTAAAATGTAAAGCAGCGCAGCCACCAATCCCAGCCCCGCCAAGAGCAGGTCAAAGGAAAATGTCTTGAGCACTGTGTGCTTGCGGGGCTCCTTTGCATAGGTGCCGAACTCCTCGTTGCCCTTTGGCACGATAATCCCCGGCGCCTTCAAAAAGAGCACCCTCCGTCCCATCTCCAGCACTGTGTCGCCCGCGGAGGCCAGGGTCCGCGCCGCCATGGCACCAAGAAAGGACGCAGCATCCAAAGCCGGACGGTAGATTGCCTCCTCAATGTCCAGCCACCTGGGCCAACGATCCAGGTAGACCCACTCTCCGTTGTGCCCCCGCTTCATCAGGCAGGTCCGGACGAACAAAAAGTAGACACAAAGCCCAATGCCAAGGGAGATCAGCGCCCCCTTCAGGTTCACCCAGGCAAAATAGTGGACGTGGCCTTCCAATGGCGCGGCGCGGAGAAACCCCTGAGAGAAGCGGGCCAGCCGCTCCATGGTGAGAGCGGGCGTCATCCCCATTCCCACCAGCGCCAGCGCCCCAACTCCCATGGCCGCGGCAGTGGAATGGTCCATATACTGGGCCGGCGGTACATGGTGCCCGGGCATCTTTGGGTCAATGCACAGCGCCGCAAAGAGCTTGGTCATATAGGCCACTGTAAGTCCGCCGGTCAGGAGGAACAGCACTTCCACCGCCTGTAAGGCCGCAGTGCTCAGCCCCTCCGCCGCCAGAAGGTGCATGTACTCCACAATGCTCTCGTGGAGCAGCGTCTTGCTCACATAGCCGGAAAACATCGGCACGCCGCAGATGGACAGCGCCCCGATGGTGAAGGCAGTGGCCAGGGCGGGCCGGTCGTTTGCAAAGCCCCGCACCACGTTGAGGTTCAGCGAATGGGTGCCCCGGTAGACTACGCCTGCGGCCACAAACAGCACCAGCTTGATCAGCGAATGGTTCACAAGGTGCAGCACGGTTCCCGCCGCGGCCAGCGCATTTTCCTCATTGAGCAGCACCTGCATCCCCACCCCCAGGAGGATGAACCCGATCTGGGACATGGACGAGCAGGCCAGGGTCCGCTTCAGGTCGATGGAAAACACCGCCAGCACCGCGCCCCCCAGCATGGTGATCACGCCTAACAGCAAAATGAGCTTGCCCCATGGCACATCATATAGAAAGAGATTGCAGCTGATGACTAAAATCCCATAAATACCAGATTTCGTCAGGATGCCGGACAAGAGCGCCGAAGCCGGTGCCGGCGCCACCGGGTGGGCCTTGGGCAGCCAGATGTGCATTGGAAACATGCCGGCTTTCGCCCCAAACCCAAAAAGGCAGCAGCCTCCCGCGGCATACAGCTGCCCCAGCTTACCTTCCGGCAGCCCTGTCACCAGCGTCCCCAGGGCCTCGATGCGCAGCGTGCCGAAAAGATCCTGCAGCAAAAAGAGCCCCATCAGCAGCGTCATTCCCCCGATAACTGCCACGGCGAGATAGGTGTCCGACGCCCGGATGGCCTCCCTTGTCTCGTTCTGAACCACCCAGACATAGGAGGTAAAGGACATCATCTCAAAAAAGAGAAAGGTGGTAAACAGGTCATTGGACAGAAATACCCCCATCAGCGCGCCCAGGGTCAGGAGGTAAAAGAGATAGTACCGGGTGCGGCTGTCCGATTCGGCAAAGTACTCCCGGGAGGGCAGGGCTGTCATCAGCCACAAAAAGGAGGCCAGAATCGCCAGCAGACCATGGAACCCGTCCGGGCTCAGGGAGATTCCAAACCCGCAAATGCCGCCCAGCGTCAGCTCACGCCCCTGCACGAACAGCAAAAGCAGGGCCGCAGCCAATTCCACAGCCGCCGTTGCAACCACGTAGTGATCCTGTACGTCCCGGTGGTGGCGTCCGATGATGTAGCATACAACTCCCATCCCCATGGGAAAACACACTAAAAAGATCAGAAGAAATGACGCCATACCCTCCTCCTTTCTCAGAATAATCCGTAGGCAGCCTGCCGGATCAGGTGGACGAGCTCCCCGGAGCAAAAGGCCGCCGCGATGCCCGCCGCCGTCAGCAGAAGCATAGTCCCCCTCATGGGGGCGCCGGGGGCGGTTACGTGCTCCAGGTTTGAGCGGTACTCCTCACCCACCGGGAAATACCCCCGCAGCACCACCGTCATCAGATAGAGGGTGGTCAGCAGCGTGGAGAGGATCAGCGCCCCGATCCCCCAGTAGGCAAGCGGGCTCCCCGTGGCCGCAGCCGCGGAGGCGACGCACCACTTCCCCACAAAGCCCCCCAGGGGCGGCACGCCGATCAGCGCAACGGAGGAGATGGTGAATGTTCCGAACACAACCGGCATGGCGTGGCCGAACCCCTCCAAATCGTAGACGTATTCCTTTCCCGTCTTGCAGAGAATCGCACCGGCGCAGAAAAACAGGGTGATCTTGATGACGGCGTGGTAGACCATGTGGGTCAGCCCGCCGGCCATTCCCTCCGGCGTCATCAGGGTAAAGCCAAAAAGGATATAAGAGAGATTGCTGACCGTGGAGTAGGCCAGCCGCCGCTTCAAGTGGGGCGTCCGCAGCGCCCTGGCCGAACCGTAAACAATGGTGACAATGGCGGCGGCCATGGCCACGTCCTGGGCAAAGGTCCCCCGGAGGAAGTCTGCGCCAAACCCAAAGTAGATGAGCCGCATCACCGCAAAGACGCCGGATTTTACCACCGCCACAGCGTGCAGCAGCGCGGAAACCGGGGTGGGCGCCACCGAGGCGTCCGGCAGCCAGCCGTGAAAGGGGAAGATGGCAGCTTTTACGCCAAATCCGAAAAACGCGCACAGGAACGCCCACAGCAGCATCTGCTCGTTGCCGGCGCTCAAGGACTCATCCAGCACACCACCCAGTGTAAAATCCAAACTGGTGCCGTAATTGAGTAGAAATACCATCCCGATGAAGGCAAACGCCGCCCCGGAAAGGGAGTAGATCAGATATTTCTTTCCGGCATAGCGGGCCTGGTGATCCATGGTGTGCATCACCAGCGGCAGTGTGGCCAGCGTGAGCAGCTCATAAAAAAGGTACAGCGTCAAAAAATTGGCCGCAAAGGCTACCCCCAGTACCACGCCGAAGGCAATGGTGAAAAAGCCGAAAAACCGGTTCTCACTCCCCTCGTGTTCCATGTATTCAAAGGCATAGATAGCCGTCACCGGCCAAAGCGCGGCAATCATGGCCCCAAAAATGCGGGACGCCCCGTCAATGCGCAGCGTCAGGGAGAGCGCCTGGGAAAAGCGGATCGGCGTGCAGGTAAAGGCACCCGCCCCCAATTTCCAGGAGAGGAAGATGCAGGATGCTGTTAGCAGCGAGGTGGCCACGGTGGCAAAAAGGATATAGCGCTCCCTGTGTTTTTTATGCACCGGGTTCCAGATCAAAAGCCCGGTTCCCGTCAGAATGGGGAAGAGGATTGCAGCGGCCATCAGACTTCCCATTTCAAGCGCCTCCTTTCTCTTAAGCTTGGCTCACGACCAGAACAGCAGATGAATGAGACCCTCCAGCTGCTGTGAAACAAGCCCGGGTGCCAGCCCCAGGACAATCGTCAGGGCAGAGAGCACCATCATGGGCACGGTCATCAGCCGCCCCGCCTCTTTGTGCTCCACGATGACCTCTTTGCCAGGGAAAAAGCCCCGGGTGATGATCGGCAGAAGATACCCTGCCGTCAGCAAAGCCGAAACCAGCAGCACCACAATTCCCACCAGGGCGATCCCCCGGAAATTGCTGTCCATAGCGCCTAATGCCAGATACCACTTGCTGACAAAGCCGCTCATGGGCGGGATTCCGATCAGGGACAAAGATGCAATGGTAAAGCACCACATGGTAGCCGGCATTTTCTTACCAATGCCCTCCAGCTGGTCCACCCGGGTGGCGCTGGTCATGTAGAGGATGGCGCCTGCGGCCAAAAACAGCGCGTCCTTGGCGATGGCATGGAACACGATCTGCAAAAGGGCGCCCTCCATCCCCTGCTCCGTCAGCAAAAAGATGCCGAACAGCGCATAGGAGATCTGGCTCACTGTGGAGTAGGCCAGCCGCTTTTTCAGCACCTTTTCCTTGTAGGCCAGCATGGAGCCGGTAAAAATCGTGGTCAGGGCGAGAATCAGCAGCACTTCCTGAGCCCAGGTCCCCCGCAGGAAGTGATC
Proteins encoded:
- a CDS encoding complex I subunit 5 family protein; the protein is MGSLMAAAILFPILTGTGLLIWNPVHKKHRERYILFATVATSLLTASCIFLSWKLGAGAFTCTPIRFSQALSLTLRIDGASRIFGAMIAALWPVTAIYAFEYMEHEGSENRFFGFFTIAFGVVLGVAFAANFLTLYLFYELLTLATLPLVMHTMDHQARYAGKKYLIYSLSGAAFAFIGMVFLLNYGTSLDFTLGGVLDESLSAGNEQMLLWAFLCAFFGFGVKAAIFPFHGWLPDASVAPTPVSALLHAVAVVKSGVFAVMRLIYFGFGADFLRGTFAQDVAMAAAIVTIVYGSARALRTPHLKRRLAYSTVSNLSYILFGFTLMTPEGMAGGLTHMVYHAVIKITLFFCAGAILCKTGKEYVYDLEGFGHAMPVVFGTFTISSVALIGVPPLGGFVGKWCVASAAAATGSPLAYWGIGALILSTLLTTLYLMTVVLRGYFPVGEEYRSNLEHVTAPGAPMRGTMLLLTAAGIAAAFCSGELVHLIRQAAYGLF
- a CDS encoding complex I subunit 5 family protein, whose translation is MASFLLIFLVCFPMGMGVVCYIIGRHHRDVQDHYVVATAAVELAAALLLLFVQGRELTLGGICGFGISLSPDGFHGLLAILASFLWLMTALPSREYFAESDSRTRYYLFYLLTLGALMGVFLSNDLFTTFLFFEMMSFTSYVWVVQNETREAIRASDTYLAVAVIGGMTLLMGLFLLQDLFGTLRIEALGTLVTGLPEGKLGQLYAAGGCCLFGFGAKAGMFPMHIWLPKAHPVAPAPASALLSGILTKSGIYGILVISCNLFLYDVPWGKLILLLGVITMLGGAVLAVFSIDLKRTLACSSMSQIGFILLGVGMQVLLNEENALAAAGTVLHLVNHSLIKLVLFVAAGVVYRGTHSLNLNVVRGFANDRPALATAFTIGALSICGVPMFSGYVSKTLLHESIVEYMHLLAAEGLSTAALQAVEVLFLLTGGLTVAYMTKLFAALCIDPKMPGHHVPPAQYMDHSTAAAMGVGALALVGMGMTPALTMERLARFSQGFLRAAPLEGHVHYFAWVNLKGALISLGIGLCVYFLFVRTCLMKRGHNGEWVYLDRWPRWLDIEEAIYRPALDAASFLGAMAARTLASAGDTVLEMGRRVLFLKAPGIIVPKGNEEFGTYAKEPRKHTVLKTFSFDLLLAGLGLVAALLYILIRT